In Vanessa atalanta chromosome 29, ilVanAtal1.2, whole genome shotgun sequence, a genomic segment contains:
- the LOC125075111 gene encoding uncharacterized protein LOC125075111 isoform X2, translating into MAAILNMFRFRVGGMVLRVVLLLSIAVYSSYGGGCTFPAEWTGSWFQSGSQGLIAINSTHIQLKGECSETESYDKFLLYDRSFDCYRCMVIHEKHKYVLQYKETFCSQKDSLSSICDEISGDAPLYSMFRKEPRPEPQPCPFHPAPFTFTYSRGSGDCAYPPSRAESCTDDSRLLLRYMACPDVPGTESNVEELVCLATWKEGSTRYLVGQISQVQRRNTIASDEDTYRCFIYKGQHGEKSTSYIIAQSGDATCNGLSSPTDGSRTMKLTTSDDEHNRCHFPSWIVDHHKWFSLDHTHQYHFTTKNATLKIMNTDGSFEEKRLVCHSILEQKDKKHIKLVAHVTKGCMSGHVCLKFFRREGNILELQQGSELWEQPQDACAESGNPPFVTLITTSLSPQPCPLAGRYSVRVARTRRRRDDESQSAVAPCAGAEPDSARVGCGRDRDTIELRSACASTAYTCYGSWREGSRGFVVAAPRARPPATLCLVYTLRNETGGAVSLWLSARRACERGAPRRDAYDLSGNGTCEQSSKYNSAGVRAGQSARWLAALGALYVAAR; encoded by the exons GTGGAGGTTGCACGTTTCCCGCCGAGTGGACGGGTAGCTGGTTCCAGTCCGGTAGTCAGGGATTAATAGCCATCAACTCGACACACATACAGTTGAAGGGGGAGTGTTCAGAAACGGAATCGTACGACAAGTTCCTATTGTACGACAG GAGCTTCGACTGCTACAGGTGTATGGTCATACATGAGAAACACAAGTATGTGCTGCAATATAAAGAAA CGTTCTGCAGTCAGAAAGATTCGCTTTCGTCGATTTGCGACGAGATCAGCGGCGACGCGCCGCTGTACTCCATGTTCAGGAAGGAGCCGAGACCTGAACCCCAGCCTTGTCCCTTCCATCCTGCGCCCTTCACGTTCACGTACAGCAG GGGTTCGGGAGATTGTGCGTATCCACCATCTCGTGCGGAATCCTGCACGGATGACTCGAGACTGCTGCTGAGATACATGGCCTGTCCAGATGTACCCGGCACGGAGAGcaatg TGGAAGAGTTGGTGTGCCTGGCGACTTGGAAGGAAGGTTCAACGAGGTACCTCGTCGGTCAGATCTCGCAAGTGCAGAGGAGGAACACCATTGCTTCGGATGAAGACACTTATAG ATGTTTCATCTACAAGGGTCAGCACGGCGAGAAGAGTACGTCGTATATAATAGCTCAGTCCGGCGACGCGACCTGCAACGGCCTGTCGTCGCCCACGGACGGCAGTCGGACTATGAAACTAACTACGA GTGATGACGAACACAACCGCTGCCATTTCCCCAGCTGGATCGTGGACCATCATAAATGGTTCAGCCTCGACCATACCCATCAGTACCACTTCACCACCAAGAATGCGACCCTCAAG ATCATGAACACGGATGGTTCTTTCGAAGAGAAGCGACTCGTGTGTCACTCTATACTGGAACAGAAGGATAAGAAGCACATTAAGCTGGTGGCGCACGTCACTAAAGGATG CATGTCAGGTCACGTCTGCCTCAAGTTCTTCCGGCGCGAAGGGAACATCCTGGAGCTGCAGCAGGGCTCCGAGCTGTGGGAGCAGCCGCAGGACGCGTGTGCGGAGTCCGGGAACCCGCCCTTCGTGACGCTCATCA CGACCTCCCTGTCCCCGCAGCCCTGCCCGCTCGCCGGCCGGTACTCCGTGCGGGTCGCGCGCACGCGGAGGCGCCGAGACG ACGAGTCCCAGTCGGCGGTGGCGCCCTGCGCGGGGGCGGAGCCCGACAGCGCGCGCGTGGGCTGCGGCCGCGACCGCGACACCATCGAGCTGCGCTCCGCCTGCGCCTCCACCG CGTACACGTGCTACGGCAGCTGGCGCGAGGGCTCGCGCGGGTTCGTGGTGGCCGCCCCGCGGGCGCGCCCGCCCGCCACGCTGTGCCTCGTCTACACGCTGCGGAACG AGACGGGCGGCGCGGTGTCGCTGTGGCTGAGCGCGCGGCGCGCGTGCGAGCGCGGGGCGCCGCGCCGGGACGCGTACGACCTCAGCGGGAACG GCACGTGCGAGCAGAGCAGCAAATACAACAGCGCCGGAGTGCGAGCGGGACAGTCCGCCCGTTGGCTCGCAGCGCTCGGCGCGCTGTACGTCGCCGCCAGGTGA
- the LOC125075111 gene encoding uncharacterized protein LOC125075111 isoform X1 — translation MAAILNMFRFRVGGMVLRVVLLLSIAVYSSYGGGCTFPAEWTGSWFQSGSQGLIAINSTHIQLKGECSETESYDKFLLYDRSFDCYRCMVIHEKHKYVLQYKETFCSQKDSLSSICDEISGDAPLYSMFRKEPRPEPQPCPFHPAPFTFTYSRGSGDCAYPPSRAESCTDDSRLLLRYMACPDVPGTESNVEELVCLATWKEGSTRYLVGQISQVQRRNTIASDEDTYRCFIYKGQHGEKSTSYIIAQSGDATCNGLSSPTDGSRTMKLTTSDDEHNRCHFPSWIVDHHKWFSLDHTHQYHFTTKNATLKIMNTDGSFEEKRLVCHSILEQKDKKHIKLVAHVTKGCMSGHVCLKFFRREGNILELQQGSELWEQPQDACAESGNPPFVTLITTSLSPQPCPLAGRYSVRVARTRRRRDVFGSADESQSAVAPCAGAEPDSARVGCGRDRDTIELRSACASTAYTCYGSWREGSRGFVVAAPRARPPATLCLVYTLRNETGGAVSLWLSARRACERGAPRRDAYDLSGNGTCEQSSKYNSAGVRAGQSARWLAALGALYVAAR, via the exons GTGGAGGTTGCACGTTTCCCGCCGAGTGGACGGGTAGCTGGTTCCAGTCCGGTAGTCAGGGATTAATAGCCATCAACTCGACACACATACAGTTGAAGGGGGAGTGTTCAGAAACGGAATCGTACGACAAGTTCCTATTGTACGACAG GAGCTTCGACTGCTACAGGTGTATGGTCATACATGAGAAACACAAGTATGTGCTGCAATATAAAGAAA CGTTCTGCAGTCAGAAAGATTCGCTTTCGTCGATTTGCGACGAGATCAGCGGCGACGCGCCGCTGTACTCCATGTTCAGGAAGGAGCCGAGACCTGAACCCCAGCCTTGTCCCTTCCATCCTGCGCCCTTCACGTTCACGTACAGCAG GGGTTCGGGAGATTGTGCGTATCCACCATCTCGTGCGGAATCCTGCACGGATGACTCGAGACTGCTGCTGAGATACATGGCCTGTCCAGATGTACCCGGCACGGAGAGcaatg TGGAAGAGTTGGTGTGCCTGGCGACTTGGAAGGAAGGTTCAACGAGGTACCTCGTCGGTCAGATCTCGCAAGTGCAGAGGAGGAACACCATTGCTTCGGATGAAGACACTTATAG ATGTTTCATCTACAAGGGTCAGCACGGCGAGAAGAGTACGTCGTATATAATAGCTCAGTCCGGCGACGCGACCTGCAACGGCCTGTCGTCGCCCACGGACGGCAGTCGGACTATGAAACTAACTACGA GTGATGACGAACACAACCGCTGCCATTTCCCCAGCTGGATCGTGGACCATCATAAATGGTTCAGCCTCGACCATACCCATCAGTACCACTTCACCACCAAGAATGCGACCCTCAAG ATCATGAACACGGATGGTTCTTTCGAAGAGAAGCGACTCGTGTGTCACTCTATACTGGAACAGAAGGATAAGAAGCACATTAAGCTGGTGGCGCACGTCACTAAAGGATG CATGTCAGGTCACGTCTGCCTCAAGTTCTTCCGGCGCGAAGGGAACATCCTGGAGCTGCAGCAGGGCTCCGAGCTGTGGGAGCAGCCGCAGGACGCGTGTGCGGAGTCCGGGAACCCGCCCTTCGTGACGCTCATCA CGACCTCCCTGTCCCCGCAGCCCTGCCCGCTCGCCGGCCGGTACTCCGTGCGGGTCGCGCGCACGCGGAGGCGCCGAG acgtGTTTGGGTCCGCAGACGAGTCCCAGTCGGCGGTGGCGCCCTGCGCGGGGGCGGAGCCCGACAGCGCGCGCGTGGGCTGCGGCCGCGACCGCGACACCATCGAGCTGCGCTCCGCCTGCGCCTCCACCG CGTACACGTGCTACGGCAGCTGGCGCGAGGGCTCGCGCGGGTTCGTGGTGGCCGCCCCGCGGGCGCGCCCGCCCGCCACGCTGTGCCTCGTCTACACGCTGCGGAACG AGACGGGCGGCGCGGTGTCGCTGTGGCTGAGCGCGCGGCGCGCGTGCGAGCGCGGGGCGCCGCGCCGGGACGCGTACGACCTCAGCGGGAACG GCACGTGCGAGCAGAGCAGCAAATACAACAGCGCCGGAGTGCGAGCGGGACAGTCCGCCCGTTGGCTCGCAGCGCTCGGCGCGCTGTACGTCGCCGCCAGGTGA